Genomic segment of Apostichopus japonicus isolate 1M-3 chromosome 8, ASM3797524v1, whole genome shotgun sequence:
aacagaaattttcAATTGGGTCGAAATAAGAATTCCGGATTCATTTATAGCGTAAATTAAATGAGGAACCCCATCCATACACCGCCAAGGCTAGCTGCTAAGCCACCAGATAATGAAAGCGCGCAACAATCGCTAATCTCCTTTCcagtatattatttgtttaaactTAGTAGTATAGTTGTAGTATGTTGTAGTAGTATGTTGTATTATCACGtacaagtaataaaaaaaactatatatatgtaaattatgttgTTCATTCAGTTTGATTAGCAATGCCACTCGTGacagtttttaagtttttttaaagatagttacatatttcataggagtacatatacatatgtggTACTAAGCCTGGGTGCTAAGCTGCTAGTCATGTTGTTGCTGATAATGTTACGCATGTTACGCATATACCTAAGTTCTAGTTTAGtaaaaatgtacatatatgttcacaaaatattttatttgtgattAAGTTAACTGATGCCAAGTACACGGCTGTAGCCTGGGTGTAATGGCATCTGTCCCTGAGATTTCCACCTTATGAATGAAAGTAGGCCTGAACAGTTTATAGTCTGATATGAAACTACGgttcttaaatatttttattacgTCTATATGTTTTATGCAGGTCCTATATCAGTTTCCTTGTTAGCCCCCTATATCAGTGCCCCAAGGTTTTAACTAAGAATAATGTGTCACAATTCCCTACACGGCCCACCCACGCATCTAATTTgtctcctgcccccccccctcccacagcAGGTATCTTTtgacatgttaaaaaaaaatgataacacaaacctTACAATTTATTTACACCTAAATTCCCCATATGGCGGTTCCCCAGCATATTTACACTACGGCTACCATCATAATGCCCTGGTGTGTTTATATCTTCAATTATCTTCAAGTCCTACTTTTCTACAAATTGAAGATTTATAGATGGTAGCCGTAGCCGCTCCTGGGCCCCCGTCAATATAGTGGGCGCCCGGACACCACCCGATAGAAGCTTTGTACCAAGGCGCTACTTCAGTTTTGTTCAGTCATTTCtgcctaccccaccccccccaccccaccccccttcccttcACACTTTTCAATtaggattgacgcccatgagTGTTACCTATGGTGCTGAAGGAAACGGAGTTTTATATtatagtaatagtaatacaTTTATGTATTAACCTTTTACATCAGGCTATGCTGTCAATATTCATCTTCAAATAATAATATCACGTAACTGTCGAGCTCCTGTGATGTTTTCTAATGTTTCTCTTTAGTGCGACCCCGGTAAAGGTTCTCGACTTCTTTTCGACCACATCTTCAGCGACACTCGAAAACTGATCCTTGTTGGACCTGCCTGCTCTCGCAGTGCACACCCCGTGGCGGCGGCTGCTCCCTACTGGAACTTTATTACAGTAAGGACGCCATGTTTGGAACACGTGATCTCTTAGTGTATTTATAAACTTAACAGGAGACCAACTATATTAAGAAGTATTCTAGGTTGAAGTGAGTTATATCATAACGGGACCAGAGGCCGGGTCCTGTCTGTTGGCACTTAAATAATGTAGGtataaacatattattttgATCGTAGCGTTGTTACACATTGGACAAGCTTGGCACGCGTGCATACCTGATATTTCGTTCATGTTTTTGACACTACTAAGTCGATACTAACTAAAATGCCCTAGTTATTTCAAGTTCCATGATACTAATCCAACCCCATCACGTCTTGTTAGTCTCTACCATTGCTCCTTCGAGAAATCCTAGATCTATCGGGGATATGAAGTCATTACCACTGACGAATAACCGAATCTTTTCATCAGGTCTAACTTTCCATGACGTCACTCTTTGGACGGATCATAATGTCTGCCTTACCAAACGATATATGCATGAGTGTTGACATCTCAACATATGTACTTACTTTACTGTTTCGCTTTATTGCTAATGTTGCTTTATCCAGGTACTCTACTCAGCTACGTCAGCGTCTCTCTCCAACCGAGAAAAATACCCGTATGTTTACAGAAATGTACCAAATGGGGTAAATTTGTACAACGGTCCTTACTTGTGGTTTATAAAGAATTATGGCTGGCGCAGGCTTGCCGTCATTTACGATCCAAACGATGCTTTTACAGCTGTGAGTAATAAACATTCATTctatcaaaatatgaaagaattaTTAGTCTTACTTACATCCTCGATATATCTTACTTAGACTAGCAGCTCCTCGCTTACATCAACAGGAAGggaaaggaggggaggggagggggatctgatgggaggggagggggataagaAGTAGGAGTATTTGGGGAGTGAGCGGAAAGAAGACCATGTAATTGTTGATCAAGTTTGGACTTCCAAACGACAAGTTATCAAATAAAGAATGAAACCTAAAACACAAAGACTACTGTAGTCCTTAGAGCACACGTTATTTGTAGGTGAATTACCGATAAGAACATAATTAGGTTAAATAAATTTACTTCTGATGGCAAACCACCACTTCATCATTACCTTCATTTTGCTTTATTTACGCCATCAGCGCCTCGAAGACATAAATAAACGCACGGTAGATATCAACACTAACATCATATCGGAAGTAATTGACGGAGAGGCAAAGAACTTGATTGACAATCTCAAGGTAATTAATTTATCATTAACGTTATGATTTAGGTTACTGCTAGCGATATTTGTATAAAAGGTTAGGAAGAAGTTCATTATTATGTCACATATTGTTAATCCTTGTCACGTGCTTGTTAATCGTTGTCACGTGTAATAGTTTGATCCGTTTCTTCACCTAACTCCTCTCCCACAGTTACCATGAAAAAGTATCCACTCAGACAAAGAATATTATTAGTTTTACtcttaaaattattttattacagGATCAAGACATACGAATTATCATCGTTGATGCTTTTGAAGACGAAGCCAGACATATTTTCTGTGAGGTACTGAAGGAGTCAAGATGGGGCGGTAGGGGGGTTGCAAAAACCAATACAGACTGCAAAATAAAATTCCTCTAATGcatggaggggggtggggcagtcacagaataacaaacaataatgTACCGGTAACAATAATGTAACATTTGCAAGAAAACCAAACGGAAATACAGAACTTAACATTAGAACAAACCAGTACGGTAGCTGTAATAGGATGAATAGCTTTCTCAGCGTTGACGTCATTATTACAAGGCGTTATACATCGGGAACATTGTAATACTTGCAGGGAAACACCTTTGCATTCACATATTATTCGTAATCCGTGGAATACCTCAAATACTGAATAATGAACGACTTATCGTGACAATGAATAATATATGTCGAACACGTTAAAACGTACATGGCAAATGGCAAGGTAGTGTGTCTTACAAtgtgatgatgacgtcatcatatcgCTAGCTCAGCTGACTGGGGATACTCGTTAATTAGTCCTTAATTTGTTTATCGTACGAtgcttttttaattaaattttctgTTTGAGGCAACTTTATACACAAAGAAATGATTACACGCTTGATTTCTTGATAAACTGAGTGATTCTATACCAATGAGAGCGAGCGTATATAATATGTATTCCTCTCTATTCACTCCCCGAACAGTCTCCTAAGTAACAGTTTCATGTGCTTCGTTCTATTTTCAAAGTTCCTATATTGGTGTGAATTTGCGTAAAACCTCTTTCTTCTCAAGGCTTACAAGGCTGGTTTCTATGGTCCTGATATGTTTTGGGCGTTGCCGGGCTGGTACAATTCTCGTTGGTGGTGGACAGACAGTGAAGATGTAGATTGTACTCCTGAACAAGTAGCAGAGGCAGTGGAAATATCTTTACCGATTGGAGTAGATGTGTCGCCATTGAGTCTTCTTAATAACGTAACCATTGCTGGTATTGTAAGTATTTTACGAGTCCTTGAAGGCATTCAAGTTGTTATTTGCGTGGTGTACCAGTGGTCTATATGCAAATAGGACCGATCAACTGTACGGATACATCTCCAAAGGAAGAGCATCTTTTGGATGCAATTGCTTGCTTTCTACATCTTCTTTAGGTGGCTAAATCAGGAAAATCAACCAACGTGAAACCAATGGTGGGCTGTATAGTTGTATATTGAGGACCAGTAGAAACAGATCGATTCTTCAAAACGAAACACTTCAATCTCCCGCCTCTTAGTTAAGCGTTTATTGCCACTAGTCTATGTATCACATATTGCCTTTTAGTTTCTCGTCTTAGTATACGagctttctttgtttctttcctttttttgtagACACCGCAAGAGTTTGAGCAAGAGATGAAATCACGGCTAACTTGGCCCAAGTATAGAAATATTACGGAAAACGCTTACATGTCCTACTCATTTGATGCTATATGGGCGGTTGGACTAATGCTAAATAATACGGCTAACGCTTTAAGTCTTCAAAACACATCAACTAAACTAGAAGATTTTTCTTACACGGATCCAGTTCTCTCGCAGTTATTCCTGGAGGAATTTGCGAAAGTTAAATTTTTTGGTGCTTCGGTGGGTGGTTACTTAGTGGAAAATTATAACTTTACTTTAAATGTTACACATACTATTGATTGGTCTTATACCGGTTATCAATAACAATTATCAGTCCtatatcaataataatgatcagCACTCTCTGTGATACCAACATATGATCTGTCATATGCCTGgtatcaataataatgataatcgaTTCTGTTTGTGATATCAATACATGATCGGTCATATACCTGGtatcaataataatgatgattggTTATGTTTGTGATACCAATACATGATCGGTCATATACCTGGtatcaataataatgatgatcgGTTCTGTTTGTGATTTCAACAGATGATCGGTCATATACCTGGTatcaataaaaatgatgatCGGTTCTGTTTGTGATATCAACATATGATCGGTCATATATCTAGTatcaataaaaatgatgatCGGTTCTGTTTGTGATATCAATACATGATCGGTCATATATCTTGTATCAATAAAAATGATGGTCGGTTATGTTTGTGATATCAATACATGATCGGTCATATATCTAGTatcaataaaaatgatgatCGGTTCTGTTTGTGATATCAATACATGATCGGTCATATATCTTGtatcaataataatgatggtCGGTTATGTTTGTGATACTAATACATGATCGGTCATATGCCTGgtatcaataataatgataatcgaTTCTGTTTGTGATATCAATACATGATCGGTCATATACCTGGtatcaataataatgatgattggTTATGTTTGTGATACCAATACATGATCGGTCATATACCTGGtatcaataataatgatgatcgGTTCTGTTTGTGATTTCAACAGATGATCGGTCATATACCTGGTatcaataaaaatgatgatCGGTTCTGTTTGTGATATCAATATATGATCGGTCATATATCTGGtatcaataataatgatgatcgGTTCTGTTTGTGATACCAATACATGATCGGTCATATACCTgatatcaataataatgatgatcgGTTCTGTTTGTGATATCAACATATGATCGGTCATATATCTAGTatcaataaaaatgatgatCGGTTCTGTTTGTGATATCAATACATGATCGGTCATATATCTTGTATCAATAAAAATGATGGTCGGTTATGTTTGTGATATCAATATATGATCGGTCATATATCTAGTatcaataaaaatgatgatCGGTTCTGTTTGTGATACCAATACATGATCGGTCATATACCTGGtatcaataataatgatgatcgGTTTCGTTTGTGATACTAATACATGATCGGTCATATACCTgatatcaataataatgatgatcgGTTCTGTTTGTGATATCAACATATGATCGGTCATATATCTAGTatcaataaaaatgatgatCGGTTCTGTTTGTGATATCAATACATGATCGGTCATATATCTTGTATCAATAAAAATGATGGTCGGTTATGTTTGTGATATCAATACATGATCGGTCATATATCTAGTatcaataaaaatgatgatCGGTTCTGTTTGTGATATCAATACATGATCGGTCATATATCTTGtatcaataataatgatggtCGGTTATGTTTGTGATACTAATACATGATCGGTCATATATCTAGTATCAAAAAAAATGATGATCGGTTCTGTTTGTGATATCAATACATGATCGGTCATATACCTgatatcaataataatgatgatcgGTTATGTTTGTGATACCAATACATGATCGGTCATATACCTgatatcaataataatgatgatcgGTTATGTTTGTGATATCAATACATGATCGGTCATATACCTGGTATCAATAGTAATGATGATCGGTTATGTTTGTGATATCAATACATGATCGGTCATATATCTTGtatcaataataatgatgatcgGTTCTGTTTGTGATATCAATACATGGTCGATTTAACAccatgatgatgacgatgactgtgacgatgacgacgatgataatgatgatcaATAATAATGGTTAATAATATTTGTAATGTCAATTAAGTAGTGCTATGTATTATTTGTGATACCAGTAACAATGATCAACAATGTTGTGATatcattaataatatattatttatgagATACGCTTTAATGATCAATTTTGCGTATAACTTCAATGACGATGATCAGTACCATTTGTGATAATCAATATTAATAAACCCACATATCACGTAACTGATTTACTGTAATAACTGTAAATTAAAacgtatatatatttcttttacagGGGGACCTGGCTTTCGAGGAAGGAGAAAGACTTGGGTACTCGAAGATTAGTCAGATACAAGGTATAACCAAACGGCGCGTGCGTACTAACGTCTGATATAAGCTATAGTCAAGAGTGTACATATCCATCGGTTGAGGTGCAAAATAGTGACAGTGTAAAATCAAAACTAAGATTGTTATAATGTATAACCCTAGTCTGAATGTGCACGCTGACATATCTAGGATACAACCTACTCAGGTAGTTATTTTAACTCAGTTAACAATCATCGGGGTGTTGAGcagatgaaaagaaaacattaataaCTATTAATCTCATGTAGCACACTATTGTGAGCTCCTTTTATGAGATACACGACTCATTATGAGCCTGGCAGGTCAAGCCCCGACACCAGTCAGTCACTAAACTTGGGGCACACCACCCTTCAGAAAGTGGGGTGGACATGTCCCCCTGTCACCTACCCAATGATTGACGTCCCTGAACCTAGTACATGATCTGGTCCTGATATATTGTATCACCTATAGCCAAGCCTATCAGCACATATACTGGTATAACAGTAAATATAACGTAACATTATGCTGCATCTATCAAGGCCGGGTAGGCTATAAACACGCATTGTATATGTGGtataacatttatattaacTAAACCTACGCCAATTTAGGTGTTGTACACAAATATACCTTAATGTATGTTTGAATATCGACCTTTAGCTCTGTTGTTGTCTGTTTCCATAGGACAATGTGACATAGACTGGCATCTCGACAAAAGGCATTGTTATAGATTTGTAACGGAGAAGGATCGTAATTGGTACCATGGACTGACGTCATGCAGAAGTGATGGCGCTGTACTAGTAGACATACAGTCGGAGAAGGATATTGAAGTATTAGCCAGGCTATATGATACGTCGGGGTTCTCAGAATCCACTCATTACTGGTAAGTCAAACACACGAATACTAACCTTAGACACCAAAGACACTTGTCACCTGTTTCGCACGTCGTAAGGTAACTGACTAAGGGACCCATCATTCGCGCATGCGTCAAAGTAGAAGTACGATGTCATATTACTACAGCTTTATATTCCCAATTCTCGAACGTATGTGATCGTATaatgatatttaatttaaagaTTTAACTTTTATCCATTGGTTTCATATAAATGTGggatgttattgttttgttctcttttttttgcaCGCAGGAACATTGGTCTCGAGGTTGTGACTAGCTATGACGGGACCTCTGCACTGCGTGATACCAATAACAATACTGTTATATTAAAGTACCTGGAGACGAGGCAAAGTAGTGCAGGTACACGTGGTTGCATTTATATCGACTTCAAGGATAATGAAACTCTAAAAAGTGGAAACTGTGAAGAAACGCGACCATACATATGTAGAAAGAAAGCAGGTTAGTAAACTATCACATGACGAGTGTTCTGTACaaacatgataataatatgCTGTGATTGAACGAACTATACGGTAAAAACAAACACATGACGAGTGTGATGCAAAATATACCAGTAGCTTATGTTCAGTCCATGGTCATATGCGTCATAGGAAAAAATTCTTCCCGGTGGCTGGGCAGCTGTTCCCTGGAGGATTGCTGTTCTTCCGGAGTTTTACTCACAAGCCCTCTTGGCACCGGGTTCCTAAACTATGGACCGTTACCATCAGCTCATTTTATACTAGCCTAAACATTGGCTCTAAGTTTACGCGCGCGAGAATGTACTACTTCAAAGAATACCGCCTCTGAGTTGCTGTCACCAGTCTTCCGGAGACCGGAAAGCTCAACTCTTCGAACAAAGGCCAGGTGCACGATTGCTTAAGTCATAGTAAACAACTTAAGAGGATAACGGGGATTTCCCGCCAAAGAATTACAACATTACTTCAAAGCAGCAGTTAATACGAAGTGACGAATAGCTTGCAAAGTTAAGATATTGCGCAAGTCCGGTTAcaatatatgtgaaatatacatATAGGAAATGTTATATCTTACAGTGGTTCATTGGCCTCTTTCTACAACATACTGATTATAAAAtctaataattaatttttttgtttcaatagAGTTCGACTACGTCACTGTTGCCACATACGATTCCGTATCTGATGATATGATATGGACCAATGGTATTGTTTGGCCAGGTAAAAGCAGTAACATCACAGTAATAGAGCGGCTAAAATTTAGACCGCTCTGTCAGTCGAGTTTCTCTTTCAAAATCAGTTTAGCTTATCACATTTTCTTTATAGTTATGCTCCACTtcaaggtagtcagtataggccccaaattatagcacgctataattgcgaGAAGTTTTCAAAACCTATTTtgcctggaggtctttactctccaaattgttctcagatatTTTTAATGAACAcataagatgactgaatgtctaagTGAGGACagtttcctcgaaggttgtaatacaaacagttcaagaatttcgaccaaagtgaccatatttgaatatgtcGCATatatggggccaatacagcatatatTTTAAGAACAAGAATTCTatcctgtttatatatattcaacttcagtggcgtaggaaggtacttttgagtggggggggggctgaagactgatggacggcctgggggaggggtctaaggggagggggtgtccccctcccctttggaagtttttgcatttccaggtagcctcagatgcaatttggtgcaatatagcacacttcaacacccactccattttgtaaacttaattttgtattttcaccaggccttagatgcaatttggtgctccaaatgagattttttttctcatttggaaatgaaaaaggggttttctgacttgcgaagcggggggcggaatgatacttccgcccctccacatttttcactggggggctggcgccccccagccccccggttcctacgcccttgttcaACTTTTAATAACAATATACACGTTTTGTAATGATTGTTTCATGCTTCAAGTGGTGAGGGGTTGATAAAAAAGTCTTTTCATCATTCGATTattgaatgattgattgatgtTATATCCCTAATCTGCGTACCTTAGCCAGAATATTAATCCATACATACACTGACCTTAAaatgtgacatttgacctctataCAGGTGGCGATGTTACCAAGGATGGCATCACTGAATTCGTGATAAGTGAAGTCGAGTCCATGATACCAgcctatatttatatcattacgTCATCAGTTTCTTTCCTTCTTATCATCATGGCGTTGATGACTATTCTGTTCGTGTTTTGGTTTTCTGATCAAAGGTAATAAAGACAAGATGTATATGAGGGGCGTGGGGGCAGGGAGGTGATTCAGGTTATCAAACAAGGTCATTTTCCCCATGCAGAGTTGCTCTCTAGTAGTAAGGACGTTGTTATTATCTTATGATGGAGAACGTGAATACGCTCCAACTTGTTTCTCAGTCCACACCTCACACTGTACCGTTAGCCTGGAACTGCTGACTCTTGTTGTAACGCCCATTGTATTTTATAAAACCTTAGCGTCATTTCTCCCCTTGTGACAGAATGAATTTAACACTTCATTATTACTCTTATCAGACCTTCACAACATATCTCTAAACCTTGTGACAGAATGAATTTAACACTTCATTATTATTCTTATGATACCTTCACAACATATCTCTAAACCTTGTGACAGAATGAATTTAATTTGCACTGCATTATAACACTTATGAGACCTTCACAAAATATCTCTAAACCTTGTGACAGAATAAATTTAACAATGAGACCTTCACAACATTTCTCTAAACCTAATGACAGAATAAATGTAACAATGAGACCTTCACAACATATCTCTAAACCTTGTGACAGATTGAATTTAATTTGCACTTCATTTTAACTCTTATGAGACCTTCACAACATATCTCTAAACCTTGTGACAGAATaaatttaacacttcattaTTACTCTTATGAGGCCTTCACAACATATCTCTAAACCATACGAACATACCAGTGCACTTTTTAAGTCACTtaactttttaaaattaaatgacatAGTCAAAGTTAATATTTAACCTTCACCTATCGCTTTCTGCAACAATCTCTTACTTTTAGGTGTTTCTAATTTATTTGTTCGGAATTCCCTAGTTCACAATTATCACACTCGTCAAACAATCGTCTTCGTCTGACAATCGGCCAACTTTT
This window contains:
- the LOC139972079 gene encoding gamma-aminobutyric acid type B receptor subunit 1-like isoform X2; translation: MKIIYLFGIVRREFILLMLLASQMVTSEVNITSSNMEEEKVPLYIGGMFSMTGGWDGSGCLMAAELALEQINNRTDILPDYELKMVWGDTQCDPGKGSRLLFDHIFSDTRKLILVGPACSRSAHPVAAAAPYWNFITVLYSATSASLSNREKYPYVYRNVPNGVNLYNGPYLWFIKNYGWRRLAVIYDPNDAFTARLEDINKRTVDINTNIISEVIDGEAKNLIDNLKDQDIRIIIVDAFEDEARHIFCEAYKAGFYGPDMFWALPGWYNSRWWWTDSEDVDCTPEQVAEAVEISLPIGVDVSPLSLLNNVTIAGITPQEFEQEMKSRLTWPKYRNITENAYMSYSFDAIWAVGLMLNNTANALSLQNTSTKLEDFSYTDPVLSQLFLEEFAKVKFFGASGDLAFEEGERLGYSKISQIQGQCDIDWHLDKRHCYRFVTEKDRNWYHGLTSCRSDGAVLVDIQSEKDIEVLARLYDTSGFSESTHYWNIGLEVVTSYDGTSALRDTNNNTVILKYLETRQSSAGTRGCIYIDFKDNETLKSGNCEETRPYICRKKAEFDYVTVATYDSVSDDMIWTNGIVWPGGDVTKDGITEFVISEVESMIPAYIYIITSSVSFLLIIMALMTILFVFWFSDQSIIIRANPCVCYLTLIGIVAMASSVFFNKPELFPDLDDNQHMILCHAQSTSASLGFILTISTLVCKIWKFYKDKAYAQSKVVSNLQLCTAILASFGVDVGLQLLIKLLYPLNVTTKQISEEVDVTDPNHVTVYYVRICTTGDQLIPLIITVVDKAVLLLLGLFWTIEIRQASFKAHEEEQLIAIGIYNVLIFASCGLILSLLLQNATPTEWYVISSTLIICCAIFTWIIIFTPKVLYILKSRNKDTEDREKPNFDTALTDLSSNASLERYVGKVPEELLDEHIRLKEQLTKLQNMVQEQIRGVRGAEKEQEQESITVLET
- the LOC139972079 gene encoding gamma-aminobutyric acid type B receptor subunit 1-like isoform X1; the protein is MKIIYLFGIVRREFILLMLLASQMVTSEVNITSSNMEEEKVPLYIGGMFSMTGGWDGSGCLMAAELALEQINNRTDILPDYELKMVWGDTQCDPGKGSRLLFDHIFSDTRKLILVGPACSRSAHPVAAAAPYWNFITVLYSATSASLSNREKYPYVYRNVPNGVNLYNGPYLWFIKNYGWRRLAVIYDPNDAFTARLEDINKRTVDINTNIISEVIDGEAKNLIDNLKDQDIRIIIVDAFEDEARHIFCEAYKAGFYGPDMFWALPGWYNSRWWWTDSEDVDCTPEQVAEAVEISLPIGVDVSPLSLLNNVTIAGITPQEFEQEMKSRLTWPKYRNITENAYMSYSFDAIWAVGLMLNNTANALSLQNTSTKLEDFSYTDPVLSQLFLEEFAKVKFFGASGDLAFEEGERLGYSKISQIQGQCDIDWHLDKRHCYRFVTEKDRNWYHGLTSCRSDGAVLVDIQSEKDIEVLARLYDTSGFSESTHYWNIGLEVVTSYDGTSALRDTNNNTVILKYLETRQSSAGTRGCIYIDFKDNETLKSGNCEETRPYICRKKAEFDYVTVATYDSVSDDMIWTNGIVWPGGDVTKDGITEFVISEVESMIPAYIYIITSSVSFLLIIMALMTILFVFWFSDQSIIIRANPCVCYLTLIGIVAMASSVFFNKPELFPDLDDNQHMILCHAQSTSASLGFILTISTLVCKIWKFYKDKAYAQSKVVSNLQLCTAILASFGVDVGLQLLIKLLYPLNVTTKQISEEVDVTDPNHVTVYYVRICTTGDQLIPLIITVVDKAVLLLLGLFWTIEIRQQASFKAHEEEQLIAIGIYNVLIFASCGLILSLLLQNATPTEWYVISSTLIICCAIFTWIIIFTPKVLYILKSRNKDTEDREKPNFDTALTDLSSNASLERYVGKVPEELLDEHIRLKEQLTKLQNMVQEQIRGVRGAEKEQEQESITVLET
- the LOC139972079 gene encoding gamma-aminobutyric acid type B receptor subunit 1-like isoform X3, which gives rise to MKIIYLFGIVRREFILLMLLASQMVTSEVNITSSNMEEEKVPLYIGGMFSMTGGWDGSGCLMAAELALEQINNRTDILPDYELKMVWGDTQCDPGKGSRLLFDHIFSDTRKLILVGPACSRSAHPVAAAAPYWNFITVLYSATSASLSNREKYPYVYRNVPNGVNLYNGPYLWFIKNYGWRRLAVIYDPNDAFTARLEDINKRTVDINTNIISEVIDGEAKNLIDNLKDQDIRIIIVDAFEDEARHIFCEAYKAGFYGPDMFWALPGWYNSRWWWTDSEDVDCTPEQVAEAVEISLPIGVDVSPLSLLNNVTIAGIGDLAFEEGERLGYSKISQIQGQCDIDWHLDKRHCYRFVTEKDRNWYHGLTSCRSDGAVLVDIQSEKDIEVLARLYDTSGFSESTHYWNIGLEVVTSYDGTSALRDTNNNTVILKYLETRQSSAGTRGCIYIDFKDNETLKSGNCEETRPYICRKKAEFDYVTVATYDSVSDDMIWTNGIVWPGGDVTKDGITEFVISEVESMIPAYIYIITSSVSFLLIIMALMTILFVFWFSDQSIIIRANPCVCYLTLIGIVAMASSVFFNKPELFPDLDDNQHMILCHAQSTSASLGFILTISTLVCKIWKFYKDKAYAQSKVVSNLQLCTAILASFGVDVGLQLLIKLLYPLNVTTKQISEEVDVTDPNHVTVYYVRICTTGDQLIPLIITVVDKAVLLLLGLFWTIEIRQQASFKAHEEEQLIAIGIYNVLIFASCGLILSLLLQNATPTEWYVISSTLIICCAIFTWIIIFTPKVLYILKSRNKDTEDREKPNFDTALTDLSSNASLERYVGKVPEELLDEHIRLKEQLTKLQNMVQEQIRGVRGAEKEQEQESITVLET